The Rhizoctonia solani chromosome 14, complete sequence genome has a segment encoding these proteins:
- a CDS encoding lysophospholipase nte1, producing the protein MPPSNQLKNCRTEDEHSSSQEVVASHGETSDEGSDGTRTPSSDTDDSINDETFLQLLDSDSYLLVDSMGHEMLSTIGKLYNIRFRSTGKIDDIEKAVRHHNRALDLTPDLHPDLPDRHASLGVSYTDRYRRTGEMADLVKAIGCDTRALDLTPDGHPRLPDRHASLGVSYTDRYQRTGEMADLAKAIECKTLSYTDRYRRTGEMADLAKAIECDTRALDLTPDGHPRLPDRHASLGVSYTDRYQRTGEMADLVKAIECDTRALDLTPDGHPSLPDRHASLGVSYTDRYQRTGEVADLAKAIECHTRALDLTPDGHPDLPDRHASLGVSYTDRYRRTGEMADLVKAIECDTRALDLTPDGHPSLPDRHASLGVSYTDRYRRTGEMADLAKAIECKTRALDLTPDGHPSLPDRHANGGPGQGNRMLTRALDLTPDGHPSLPDRHASLGVSYTDRYQRTGEMADLVKAIECDTRALDLTPDGHPDLPDRHASLGVSYTDRYRRTGEMADLAKAIECFTRALDLTPDGHPSLPDRHASLGVSYTDRYQRTGEMADLVKAIECDTRALDLTPDGHPSLPDRHASLGVSYTDRYQRTGEMADLAKAIECKTRALDLTPDGHPRLPDRHASLGVSYTDRYRRTGEMADLVKAIECKTRALDLTPDGHPSLPDRHASLGVSYTDRYQRTGEMADLAKAIECKTRALDLTPDGHPRLPDRHASLGVSYTDRYRRTGEMADLVKAIECKTRALDLTPDGHPDLPDRHASLGVSYTDRYQRTGEMADLVKAIECKTRALDLTPDGHPRLPDRHASLGVSYTDRYRRTGEMADLVKAIECHTRALDLTPDGHPSLPDRHASLGVSYTDQYRRIGEVADLAKAIECHTRALDLTPDGHPDLPDRHASLGVSYTDRYEHTGEMADLFEAIECDTRALELIPDGHPDLSKRHFHWAYISHLRFRHTRDPSHLATSLQSFRKSSQLLTGPPRDVFDNAHRWATLASEHPYLSPIEAFRATIDLLPHYIWLGSTSTQRYHDLSMTENLAVRAASAAIQSSEYRLALEWLEHARCVVWNQSLMLCTPLDDLTVLHPDLASQLQQVSHELHQAGSGVSPSGTDPFAAHTPERRHHLAEEYAKLLEQVRQHRGFEHFLLPIKSDRLIRAARYGPVVVINCHEAHCDALFILPECDHVSHLSLPKFDQQKAQKTRSEIERLLRDKGIRERTYRIKFRRLGDTEPDAGPVLASLWHDVVRPVLAHLGYMNDHPSGTLPHITWCPTGIMSFLPLHAAGDYDQPRSRVFDYAISSYTPTLAALLGSGPRPLNQATKVLAIGQTNTPGCSSLPGTARELACLESHIRGKASYSQLVEDEATATTVLDAMEQHDWVHLACHAHQNLKDPTQSGFYLHGGILDLSAINQRTFRNKGLAFLSACQTATGDKELPDEAIHLASGMLMAGYPSVIATMWSVMDEDAPFVADKVYARLMQDGQVGSGEAGKALHDAVAGLREKVGEKEFARWVPYIHIGS; encoded by the exons ATGCCTCCGAGCAATCAACTAAAAAATTGCAGAACGGAGGACGAACATTCGAGCTCACAGGAAGTGGTGGCTAGCCATGGCGAGACGAGTGAT GAAGGATCCGATGGCACAAGGACACCTAGCTCAGATACTGACGACAGTATTAACGACGAAACCTTTTTACAACTATTAGATTCAGATTCCTATTTATTGGTAGATAGCATGG GACATGAAATGCTATCTACGATAGGAAAACTATACAATATTCGGTTTCGAAGCACTGGGAAGATAGACGACATCGAAAAGGCAGTCAGGCATCACAATCGGGCACTAGATCTAACTCCTGATTTGCACCCAGACTTGCCAGAtcgacatgccagtctgggagtgtcatacaccgatcgatatcgacgcacggGCGAGATGGCGGACCTGGTCAAGGCAATCGGATGCGacactcgtgcactcgacctcactcctgacggccatccacgcttgccagaccgacatgccagtctgggagtgtcatacaccgatcgatatcaacGCACGGGCGAGATGGCGGACCTggccaaggcaatcgaatgcaagactc tgtcatacaccgatcgatatcgacgcacggGCGAGATGGCGGACCTggccaaggcaatcgaatgcgacactcgtgcactcgacctcactcctgacggccatccacgcttgccagaccgacatgccagtctgggagtgtcatacaccgatcgatatcaacGCACGGGCGAGATGGCGGACCTggtcaaggcaatcgaatgcgacactcgtgcactcgacctcactcctgacggccatccatccttgccagaccgacatgccagtctgggagtgtcatacaccgatcgatatcaacGCACGGGCGAGGTGGCGGACCTggccaaggcaatcgaatgccacactcgtgcactcgacctcactcctgacggccaccctgacttgccagaccgacatgccagtctgggagtgtcatacaccgatcgatatcgacgcacggGCGAGATGGCGGACCTggtcaaggcaatcgaatgcgacactcgtgcactcgacctcactcctgacggccatccatccttgccagaccgacatgccagtctgggagtgtcatacaccgatcgatatcgacgcacggGCGAGATGGCGGACCTggccaaggcaatcgaatgcaagactcgtgcactcgacctcactcctgacggccatccatccttgccagaccgacatgcca ATGGCGGACCTggccaaggcaatcgaatgcttactcgtgcactcgacctcactcctgacggccatccatccttgccagaccgacatgccagtctgggagtgtcatacaccgatcgatatcaacGCACGGGCGAGATGGCGGACCTggtcaaggcaatcgaatgcgacactcgtgcactcgacctcactcctgacggccaccctgacttgccagaccgacatgccagtctgggagtgtcatacaccgatcgatatcgacgcacggGCGAGATGGCGGACCTggccaaggcaatcgaatgcttcactcgtgcactcgacctcactcctgacggccatccatccttgccagaccgacatgccagtctgggagtgtcatacaccgatcgatatcaacGCACGGGCGAGATGGCGGACCTggtcaaggcaatcgaatgcgacactcgtgcactcgacctcactcctgacggccatccatccttgccagaccgacatgccagtctgggagtgtcatacaccgatcgatatcaacGCACGGGCGAGATGGCGGACCTggccaaggcaatcgaatgcaagactcgtgcactcgacctcactcctgacggccatccacgcttgccagaccgacatgccagtctgggagtgtcatacaccgatcgatatcgacgcacggGTGAGATGGCAGACCTggtcaaggcaatcgaatgcaagactcgtgcactcgacctcactcctgacggccatccatccttgccagaccgacatgccagtctgggagtgtcatacaccgatcgatatcaacGCACGGGCGAGATGGCGGACCTggccaaggcaatcgaatgcaagactcgtgcactcgacctcactcctgacggccatccacgcttgccagaccgacatgccagtctgggagtgtcatacaccgatcgatatcgacgcacggGTGAGATGGCAGACCTggtcaaggcaatcgaatgcaagactcgtgcactcgacctcactcctgacggccatcctgacttaccagaccgacatgccagtctgggagtgtcatacaccgatcgatatcaacGCACGGGCGAGATGGCGGACCTggtcaaggcaatcgaatgcaagactcgtgcactcgacctcactcctgacggccatccacgcttgccagaccgacatgccagtctgggagtgtcatacaccgatcgatatcgacgcacggGCGAGATGGCAGACCTggtcaaggcaatcgaatgccacactcgtgcactcgacctgactcctgacggccatccatccttgccagaccgacatgccagtctgggagtgtcatacactGATCAATATCGACGCATAGGCGAGGTGGCGGACCTggccaaggcaatcgaatgccacactcgtgcactcgacctcactcctgacggccatcctgacttaccagaccgacatgccagtctgggggtgtcatacaccgatcgatatgAACACACGGGCGAGATGGCGGACCTGTTCgaggcaatcgaatgcgacactcgtgcactcgagcttattcccgacggccatcccGATTTGTCTAAACGCCACTTCCACTGGGCCTACATCTCACATCTCCGATTCCGGCATACTCGTGACCCCTCTCACCTTGCCACTTCTCTTCAATCCTTTCGCAAGTCCTCCCAGCTCCTCACTGGCCCACCCCGTGATGTGTTTGATAATGCCCATCGTTGGGCAACCCTCGCATCCGAGCACCCCTATCTCAGTCCCATCGAAGCCTTCCGTGCCACAATCGACCTTCTTCCTCACTACATCTGGCTTGGCTCTACTAGCACTCAGCGCTATCACGACTTGTCCATGACTGAGAATCTTGCTGTGCGAGCTGCGTCTGCTGCCATCCAGTCTTCCGAGTACAGGCTGGCACTAGAGTGGCTGGAGCATGCACGATGTGTGGTGTGGAACCAGAGTCTTATGCTCTGCACTCCTCTGGATGACCTGACGGTGCTCCACCCCGACCTTGCATCTCAGCTGCAACAGGTCTCCCACGAGCTTCACCAAGCAGGTTCTGGAGTTTCGCCATCGGGTACTGATCCATTTGCCGCCCATACTCCGGAGCGTCGCCATCACTTGGCTGAAGAATATGCCAAGCTACTAGAGCAGGTACGCCAGCATCGTGGGTTCGAGCACTTTCTGCTGCCCATCAAATCTGATCGTCTCATTCGCGCTGCTCGATATGGGCCTGTCGTGGTCATCAACTGTCACGAAGCCCACTGTGACGCCCTTTTCATCTTGCCCGAGTGCGACCATGTCAGTCATCTTAGCCTTCCCAAGTTCGATCAACAGAAAGCGCAAAAGACTCGGTCGGAAATAGAACGACTGCTTCGAGATAAGGGCATTCGGGAGCGTACGTACAGGATCAAGTTTCGTCGACTCGGAGACACCGAACCAGACGCTGGACCTGTGCTTGCCTCGTTGTGGCATGATGTGGTGAGGCCGGTGCTTGCTCATCTGGGCTACATG AACGACCATCCGAGTGGTACTCTACCTCATATCACTTGGTGTCCGACTGGCATCATGTCCTTCCTGCCGCTACATGCAGCCGGGGACTACGACCAGCCGCGGTCAAGAGTGTTCGATTACGCCATCTCATCATATACCCCAACCCTCGCCGCTCTCCTTGGCTCTGGTCCGCGACCGCTCAACCAGGCTACTAAAGTACTTGCTATCGGTCAAACCAACACACCCGGCTGTAGTTCATTGCCTGGCACCGCTAGGGAGCTCGCATGTCTAGAATCTCATATCAGAGGCAAAGCCAGCTACTCGCAGCTAGTGGAGGACGAAGCGACGGCTACGACTGTGCTGGATGCAATGGAACAGCACGACTGGGTGCACCTTGCTTGCCACGCCCACCAAAATCTCAAAGACCCAACGCAGAGTGGGTTCTACTTACACGGCGGCATTCTGGACCTTTCAGCCATCAACCAGCGGACGTTCCGGAACAAGGGGCTTGCGTTCCTGTCCGCCTGTCAAACTGCCACAGGCGACAAGGAGCTACCGGATGAAGCGATACATCTGGCCTCGGGAATGCTGATGGCGGGATATCCGAGCGTGATTGCGACGATGTGGTCTGTGATGGATGAGGATGCGCCGTTTGTAGCGGACAAAGTGTATGCACGGCTGATGCAGGATGGACAGGTGGGGAGCGGAGAAGCGGGAAAGGCACTGCACGATGCTGTGGCGGGGCTGCGTGAGAAGGTCGGGGAGAAGGAGTTTGCTCGATGGGTGCCGTACATCCACATAGGGTCGTAG
- a CDS encoding Fungal specific transcription factor domain, which yields MGNASRSHTSSPTAAEQSSPSLTHVPSDDEEDDEDQPTTGEHSHGPQRAPRKRSSKACDNCRKAKCKCEKSTDSTACRNCVLLGQGKAAPARGIAGNAHCVTRSAGQSLIADLIADPLARHIIARVDESPFGSRGKDSSDARDPKARTHINTARTAILNGGPSGFDVPPRDWQDELGARILGSSHSRPSSRHAPTPTPPARSPQMHSAADCPLLARSLPPNALGQLSLNEHHQLRYHGKASGLHILAQAPAYRRDRVRMDDDGIWKFPASRVWPPVAEERDSDTEPTNSINGPTESYDMLEIRVAAEVLPSREQQEKLLNLYFAYVHPVLPIIHREVFWQNWKARPPRAGTMWAAGDNYLEAAKVLLNRSYASSKASTCQALLLLSYREIGIGAMAQAWLYVGMSVRMAQDLGLHRSIDKWQAAGANTFSAAEKQTRRCIWFGCVVMDKYVSTYIGRPLAVFERDYDTRWPDQDLDEIDQDWVDIVKDDSVTAGSYEPVPGRVLECFAAASKLSAILSRIVEALYSIRPGSTPKSAERVQLEEELEKWALALPVYLRYDITRVYWRGAESVLLLHRPSILESGSISLRLLRRRTDSRPEGSTTSDQSTSTSSARAIGLCKLAANHITKIVLTYGEHFSLGRGPAFLSYYVFSASIMHVTLLMMNPEDSIMVMKDTWPSAGRAYELLNESKMNIQEHYLESLRRSPWRHKRKTPEEPDDNTERAHQRSHSRDGMREGGIQLAPMRETRPMVNLRIQPRDGTLNHASPTTAGAGPHPAPPSCHSPVPSIMQHSRSSLRHMQPTSGQAPNYAPVAPSPYSQPQQPQQQTSQSVEPMFTDPGYTRWGSEILRTTTRRTQPPPPPQQQQGQGWTTSATRFSAERGPGGSGTGNPGGGYWQDYHPSTTFGNDMSSSLYGIMPQVPGTVGIQSIFQDGATGVYQNPDGPGGMSPNYPVYSRLS from the exons ATGGGGA ATGCAAGCCGCTCGCATACATCATCCCCCACCGCCGCTGAGCAATCCTCACCATCGCTCACACATGTGCCCTCggacgacgaggaagacgacGAGGACCAGCCAACCACCGGCGAACACAGCCACGGCCCGCAGCGTGCTCCTCGCAAGCGGTCCTCCAAGGCATGCGACAACTGCCGCAAGGCCAAGTGCAAGTGCGAGAAGAGCACAGACAGCACTGCGTGTCGGAACTGCGTGTTGCTGGGACAAG GCAAGGCTGCACCAGCTCGAGGCATTGCTGGGAACGCTCATTGCGTCACCCGATCCGCGGGCCAATCGCTTATTGCCGACCTTATTGCCGACCCACTCGCACGGCACATCATCGCCCGTGTCGACGAGAGTCCATTTGGCAGTCGCGGCAAGGACTCCAGCGACGCACGTGACCCCAAGGCACGCACACACATCAACACTGCTCGGACCGCCATCCTCAACGGTGG GCCAAGTGGGTTTGACGTTCCCCCTCGTGATTGGCAGGACGAGCTAGGAGCACGTATTCTCGGATCTTCGCATTCGCGGCCTTCCTCTCGACATGCTCCGACACCCACTCCTCCTGCTCGCTCGCCCCAGATGCACAGCGCCGCAGACTGTCCTCTTCTGGCTCGGTCTCTCCCGCCCA ACGCACTTGGCCAGCTTTCTCTCAATGAGCACCACCAGCTGCGTTACCACGGAAAAGCATCTGGTCTCCATATTCTCGCCCAAGCGCCTGCCTACAGGCGAGACCGCGTCCGTATGGATGACGATGGCATATGGAAATTCCCCGCCAGCCGAGTTTGGCCTCCTGTAGCCGAGGAACGAGATTCGGACACTGAGCCCACGAATAGCATCAATGGCCCAACCGAGAGCTACGACATGCTCGAAATAAGAGTCGCAGCCGAAGTCTTGCCGTCACGCGAGCAGCAGGAGAAGCTTCTCAACTTGTATTTTGCCTATGTTCATCCCGTCCTTCCTATTATCCATCGCGAAGTCTTTTGGCAGAATTGGAAGGCCAG GCCCCCTCGAGCTGGTACAATGTGGGCAGCCGGAGACAACTACCTAGAGGCCGCCAAGGTCCTGCTCA ACCGAAGCTACGCATCTTCCAAAGCATCCACATGTCAGGCACTTCTCTTGCTTAGCTACCGAGAAATAGGTATTGGGGCCATGGCACAAGCATGGCTTTACGTGGGGATGAGCGTCCGCATG GCCCAGGACCTCGGCCTTCACCGCTCAATCGACAAATGGCAAGCAGCCGGCGCAAACACGTTCTCCGCAGCTGAGAAGCAAACCCGGCGGTGCATCTGGTTCGGCTGCGTCGTGATGGACAAGTACGTGAGCACGTACATTGGTCGTCCGCTCGCCGTGTTTGAGCGGGACTATGATACCCGCTGGCCGGACCAGGACTTGGACGAGATCGACCAGGATTGGGTGGACATTGTCAAGGACGACTCGGTCACCGCGGGATCGTATGAGCCTGTCCCCGGGCGCGTGCTCGAGTGTTTTGCGGCTGCGAGCAAGCTCTCGGCCATCTTGTCGCGCATCGTCGAGGCGTTGTATTCCATTCGGCCCGGGTCGACTCCAAAGAGCGCGGAGCGGGTGCAGTTGGAGGAAGAGCTTGAAAAGTGGGCGTTGGCGCTCCCCGTGTACCTTCGGTACGACATTACGCGGGTGTATTGGAGGGGAGCGGAAAG TGTGCTTTTGTTGCATCGACCTTC AATTTTAGAATCCGGTTCAATAAGCCTCCGCCTCCTCCGCCGACGCACCGATTCGCGTCCCGAAGGGTCGACGACATCGGACCAGTCCACGAGCACCTCATCGGCGCGTGCCATCGGACTGTGCAAACTCGCCGCGAACCATATTACCAAGATCGTGTTGACCTATGGCGAACATTTCAGTCTCGGTCGTGGGCCCGCGTTTTTGAGTTATTACGTGTTTAGCGCGAGTATTATGCACGTTACGCTTT TGATGATGAACCCGGAAGAT AGTATTATGGTTATGAAAGACACTTGGCCCTCTGCTGGACGCGCGTACGAGCTACTTAACGAGAGCAAGATGAACATCCAGGAACACTACCTCGAGTCGCTCCGTCGTTCTCCGTGGAGACACAAGCGCAAGACGCCAGAAGAACCAGACGACAACACCGAACGCGCCCACCAACGCTCACATTCACGTGACGGTATGCGCGAAGGTGGAATTCAACTCGCGCCGATGCGGGAAACCCGACCGATGGTCAATCTGCGCATTCAGCCTCGAGATGGAACCCTCAATCATGCGTCCCCGACCACTGCCGGCGCCGGTCCCCATCCCGCTCCTCCTTCGTGCCATTCGCCTGTTCCTTCGATTATGCAGCATTCTCGTTCTTCTTTGCGACATATGCAACCTACCTCGGGCCAAGCGCCGAATTATGCGCCTGTTGCACCCAGTCCTTATTCTCAACCACAGCAACCACAGCAACAAACTTCACAATCTGTTGAACCGATGTTCACCGACCCAGGATATACGCGCTGGGGAAGCGAGATACTTCGTACAACCACGCGACGGACG caaccaccaccaccacctcagCAGCAGCAGGGCCAGGGCTGGACGACCTCGGCGACTCGGTTTAGTGCTGAACGTGGGCCGGGCGGGTCTGGGACCGGAAACCCGGGTGGTGGATATTGGCAAGACTACCATCCCTCGACGACGTTTGGAAACGACATGTCGAGTTCGTTGTATGGGATAATGCCTCAGGTCCCTGGCACCGTCGGAATCCAGTCGATCTTCCAGGACGGCGCGACGGGGGTGTATCAGAACCCTGATGGGCCGGGTGGAATGTCGCCCAACTACCCGGTGTATTCGAGATTAAGTTAG
- a CDS encoding Uracil catabolism protein 4: MTGSFGLPTGNSNGEPKGSVWTGRARVRGPLWAQLPLLTIGMLGLQIVWSVEMAYASPYLLSLGLKKSHMALVFVAGPLSGLIMQPLIGVLADRSTSSLGRRRPYMLAASLVSIGGLMLLGFTREFSGIFGGAKGLTIGIAVYAIFCIDFSINAVQAVDRALLVDILPPALQAAGNAWAGRMFGLGSVAGFFIGGINLPSVFPSLGRTQLEVLSVISSVLLLSLHGITAASVEEKVLVTDGTTSDTNIFAQIFKDIWENILTLPRTIRSICLVQFFSWIAWFPVLFYSSTWVGDIYKATAMENGRVEDDPTLHDDATRIGSLALLYSSILSFAVSIVAPFFIRSNRGAGSDAPRGAMDKLKISLGGLWSLSQGIFACSMMATLLPQTVTSATIIITITGFCWAVSQWVPFSLLGEAILLSAPDYTAVPHLEHAEDEIPLTDRRSRRRSSSPSPPRLSRSSSPTNPSRKSRSHTPSSTHSSSSSVRGEGSTPASALFSNDTARRSRPKLEKRVSGGTRNGTDDDFQRNNDGPVDNDALELEDGELEMGGDSGSTDEGVGSKAGIILGIHNLVVVLPQFLVTGLSAVLFALFEPHRSVLHGKHPGNVPPGTNITLPLNNLEIREEEKDASSDSIAKEGKLEYFDYHPEKEKDVVEFCAKIIEREFGSAYDTIPPHSRWRHFDAGHERIAPLLAQWSKELTPLETTKRLIDLFLVSVLLDAGAGNALDMFLAGFFSSDGGLKVDAAGLKRITPEKTGEAMQVSASNPMSGLEGRSNLLANLGGALSASPEIFGSDGRPGNLLEFIEKQGKSKNGKTYVHMSALWHVLIEGLAPIWPATRTQLGGTSLGDVWPCSALHASEGYSKDTPGSDLVPFHKLSQWLAYSLVEPIEKVLGWKIEGMEDMTGLPEYRNGGLLVDLGVLTLRKETVSSFYPNPEIDIARLAPSHPAIIEWRAMTVIELDRIAEALREHLNAPNLALAQVLESATWKGGREIAKQKRPETAGPPIEIESDGTVF; the protein is encoded by the exons GTTGAAATGGCGTACG CGTCGCCGTACTTGCTGTCTCTTGGGCTGAAGAAATCCCATATGGCACTGGTATTCGTTGCTGGTCCCCTATCCGGACTCATCATGCAACCTCTTATTG GGGTACTGGCTGACCGTAGCACCTCGTCTTTGGGTCGCCGGAGACCATATATGTTGGCCGCTTCCTTAGTATCCATTGGTGGTCTTATGTTACTGGGATTCACTCGGGAATTCTCCGGAATATTTGGCGGA GCTAAGGGCTTGACCATAGGCATTGCCGTATATGCAATTTTTTGCATTGATTTCTCCATAAATGCAG TTCAGGCGGTGGATCGTGCATTGCTCGTCGATATACTGCCTCCAGCCCTTCAAGCTGCTGGTAATGCATGGGCAGGTCGCATGTTTGGGCTAGGTTCCGTGGCAGGGTTTTTCATCGGGGGTATCAATTTACCTAGTGTATTTCCCTCGCTGGGCCGCACTCAACTCGAAGTACTCTCGGTCATTTCTTCAGTGTTGCTACTGTCTCTGCATGGAATAACTGCAGCGAGCGTGGAAGAGAAGGTTCTGGTTACAGATGG GACTACGTCAGATACCAACATCTTTGCGCAAATATTCAAGGACATTTGGGAAAATATACTAACCTTACCCCGCACTATTCGTTCAATT TGCCTTGTCCAATTCTT TTCTTGGATAGCATGGTTTCCGGTGCTATTCTACTCGTCTACGTGGGTAGGAGATATCTATAAAGCTACGGCTATGGAAAATGGCCGAGTCGAAGACGATCCAACTCTGCATGACGATGCCACTCGCATTGGTTCACTTGCACTATTATACTCGTCTATCCTTAGTTTCGCTGTCAGCATCGTTGCGCCTTTTTTCATCAGGTCGAATCGAGGTGCTGGTAGCGATGCCCCAAGAGGAGCCATGGACAAACTCAAAATATCTCTAGGTGGCCTTTGGTCCTTGTCCCAGGGCATTTTTGCTTGTTCGATGATGGCAACTCT ACTACCCCAGACTGTAACCTCTGCAACAATCATTATCACAATTACAGGATTTTGCTGGGCAGTTTCCCAATGGGTACCTTTCTCACTT CTTGGCGAAGCCATCCTTCTCTCCGCTCCCGATTATACCGCAGTTCCCCACCTTGAGCACGCTGAGGATGAGATCCCCCTTACAGATAGACGCTCCCGTCGCAGATCCTCCTCACCATCTCCTCCACGACTTTCTCGCTCATCTTCCCCCACGAATCCATCACGAAAATCTCGTAGTCATACCCCATCATCGACTCACTCGTCAAGCTCCTCTGTTCGAGGTGAAGGGTCAACCCCGGCTTCGGCACTTTTCAGCAATGATACGGCACGGAGAAGTCGGCCCAAGCTGGAAAAACGTGTAAGCGGGGGCACTCGAAACGGTACCGATGACGATTTTCAACGGAATAACGATGGGCCGGTGGATAATGATGCTCTCGAGCTCGAAGATGGGGAATTGGAAATGGGAGGGGATAGTGGATCTACTGATGAAGGAGTAGGAAGCAAAGCGGGGATTATCCTT GGGATACATAATCTCGTGGTTGTGCTCCCTCAGTTCTTGGTGACTGGACTCTCAGCTGTGTTATTTGCCTTGTTTGAACCTCACAGAAGTGTCCTTCATGGAAAGCATCCGGGGAACGTTCCTCCTGGAACCAACATTACACTGCCTTTGAACAATCTAGAAATAAGAGAGGAGGAGAAGGATGCAAGCTCTGATTCTATCG CCAAGGAAGGTAAATTGGAATACTTTGATTACCACCCCGAAAAGGAGAAGGATGTGGTAGAGTTTTGCGCCAAGATCATCGAG CGTGAATTTGGTTCTGCGTATGACACG ATTCCGCCCCATAGTCGCTGGCGCCATTTTGACGCAGGTCACGAGCGTATCGCGCCATTGCTGGCTCAGTGGTCTAAAGAACTGACGCCTCTTGAAACAACAAAGCGGCTTATCGACCTGTTCCTCGTATCAGTTCTACTTGACGCGGGAGCCGGAAACGC CCTCGACATGTTCTTGGCTGGGTTTTTCTCCAGTGACGGTGGGCTCAAAGTCGATG CGGCGGGATTAAAACGTATTACTCCCGAGAAGACAGGCGAAGCGATGCAAGTCTCGGCTTCGAACCCAATGAGTGGGTTGGAAGGGCGCTCGAATCTGCTTGCCAACTTGGGTGGCGCGCTGTCTGCTAGCCCAGAGATATTTGGATCGGACGGGCGTCCCGGTAATCTTCTCG AATTTATTGAAAAACAAGGGAAGAGTAAAAACGGGAAGACTTATGTTCATATGTCCGCCCTCTGGCATGTATTGATTGAGGGCCTTGCGCCCATTTGGCCAGCAACTCGGACCCAGCTTGGAGGTACATCATTGGGCGATGTGTGGCCATGCTCCGCATTGCATGCAAGCGAAG GTTACTCCAAGGATACACCCGGATCTGATCTAGTACCTTTCCATAAGCTTAGCCAGTGGCTTGCATACAGTCTCGTTGAGCCAATTGAGAAGGTTCTCGGATGGAAGATTGAAGGGATGGAGGATATGACAGGTCTTCCAGAGTATCGCAATG GTGGTCTCTTGGTCGACCTTGGCGTTCTCACACTTCGCAAAGAAACTGTTTCGTCCTTCTATCCGAACCCAGAAATCGATATAGCCAGGCTGGCTCCTTCTCACCCGGCGATTATTGAATGGAGGGCAATGACGGTGATTGAACT TGATCGCATCGCAGAAGCCCTTCGCGAGCACCTGAACGCACCTAACCTAGCTCTTGCTCAAGTCCTCGAGAGTGCAACTTGGAAGGGTGGGCGCGAGATAGCCAAACAGAAACGTCCGGAAACGGCTGGACCACCAATTGAAATTGAGAGTGATGGCACTGTCTTCTGA